One Primulina huaijiensis isolate GDHJ02 chromosome 5, ASM1229523v2, whole genome shotgun sequence DNA segment encodes these proteins:
- the LOC140977147 gene encoding protein PARALOG OF AIPP2-like isoform X1, which produces MSKPKERTLQDICHASSTPPQPKVASQIQKGFDCFSDRSQNVDYRGKSGKCDMCSAPCSSCFHMNQVHMKSTEESAGETCAENIVADNEMSTVDTMISTSDSSENAVCKAFSRTSDASASNEMVVHSKFEAQKISDDCLSCDSGINEATQVFTFHNRKVDNTNLPWSSVFTSRAPVHGYGYTIDCQALSEHGNNKSEVEHSTANHSRLSKIIGEFYHELPSGGLPMGLSSRHPGFSETLDSKSTDHGTDLLMVKDTSTSKYSLCDRNLRDMEKDKCSARHGALSEVSSGHLNYLLTGDVVTDICADLPANALNSAEKNVDAGVDIHLVDDTDDSDMVEQDVKVCDICGDAGREDLLAICCRCIDGAEHTYCMREMMAKVPEGDWLCEECKSREQTRGQRRDKIGRVDGNEKNNSFGRSISEHVNSVDVEGNRSRSSVKIPDKRQRDDVDAEVSSIMKKPAVESMVRLPKSSWSDKAATLSRENSLKNLDKERVQSSHDGLSSDAASVNDNPKLARSASDMRVHNFKGVFSRSNSFTFVNSKPKVKLVDQVLWRQKSVKKVSLHQIKNGGIRPMDKSMLFKEKNSIGFESKTKMLSPRVSHIQDIKNSKQRNTFERQSSFKSKHAPTNSIIHTSMGHVSRSDTPTNYFETRSVQPDGKSAALSRSYSLSSRNISDLPSSLGEFKRPALYGRNAHGVLSTKIVNNIDKNSNQSNSKADTSSCSGVSERSSFNADEDQHDGSSRPRESSNSVEPFREQSGSCSRPSYVNSSWDKNNNLKTAIQAAMLRKPGVYQKYRPDDASMTNMGCDIASKDHLSSSAVRRIESSAAGVADKYTLSQNLSTETPGWEQLNNTKHFPSEPVKASSGGDDTQILLERIPSLRDMLNNDAAAMALFSKSLAIPKHEYIWQGSFDIYRSGKMFVSWDGIQAHLSISTSPKAVDAVKNFKNRILLYEVPRLSTWPIQFQERGVVEDNIALFFFAKDLESYNKIYKVWLENIMKNDLALKGNVNGVELLIFPSNQLLENSQRWNMLFFLWGVFRGKMESHLEHMPENRCSLSPRARDLPACGALSPDPKLHASVEFCSLSSYGASDGDCDARVSSVDCLDGGPNSSSSTAARSFSAKQCRELRDTCPEKGINSSSEPLQGRSTINDSVRKQMSMQFDAPLRSQHSSYHFDKSLDSVLDISAEKGLEEATVLDKFRVDAKYDAERNQLYRALGKMNLHVASGSHEVENQHHEACNETVIPEHSENAGRHFFPMEQSRPWEARSSEQNVLHDRLLDLELALGAAERKQKTRATQPEEYILDEAALKEEDDVPSALSLSLSYRLAKEE; this is translated from the exons ATGAGCAAGCCCAAGGAGCGCACTCTGCAAGACATCTGCCATGCCTCTTCGACTCCTCCTCAGCCCAAG gTGGCGTCTCAAATTCAGAAAGGATTTGACTGTTTTTCAGATAGAAGTCAAAATGTTGACTACAGGGGGAAATCCGGGAAGTGCGACATGTGCTCTGCTCCTTGCTCATCTTGCTTTCATATGAATCAAGTTCACATGAAGTCAACGGAAGAGTCTGCTGGAGAAACCTGTGCAGAAAACATTGTAGCTGACAACGAAATGAGCACTGTGGACACTATGATCTCAACTTCTGATTCCTCTGAAAATGCTGTATGTAAAGCATTCTCAAGGACTTCTGATGCATCTGCGTCTAATGAAATGGTGGTGCATTCAAAATTTGAGGCTCAAAAAATTTCAGATGATTGTTTGTCATGTGACAGCGGCATTAATGAAGCCACCCAAGTGTTCACTTTTCACAACAGAAAAGTAGACAACACAAATCTACCCTGGTCTTCAGTATTCACCAGTCGTGCACCTGTTCACGGGTATGGATATACAATTGATTGTCAGGCCCTCTCCGAACATGGAAATAATAAATCTGAAGTCGAACATTCTACAGCAAATCATAGTAGACTAAGCAAAATTATCGGAGAATTTTACCATGAATTGCCCTCTGGTGGTTTGCCAATGGGATTATCTTCACGACATCCAGGTTTTTCTGAGACTCTTGACTCAAAAAGCACGGATCATGGCACTGACTTACTGATGGTAAAGGATACTTCGACTTCAAAATATTCATTATGTGATAGAAACCTGAGGGACATGGAAAAAGATAAATGTTCTGCACGACATGGGGCACTTTCAGAGGTCTCTAGCGGACACCTGAATTATTTACTGACTGGAGATGTGGTGACTGATATTTGCGCTGATCTGCCTGCTAATGCTCTTAATTCTGCCGAGAAGAATGTGGATGCGGGGGTGGATATCCATCTTGTTGATGATACTGATGACTCTGATATGGTGGAGCAGGAT GTTAAAGTATGTGACATCTGTGGAGATGCAGGTCGGGAAGATTTGCTTGCTATATGTTGTAGGTGTATTGATGGTGCAGAACATAC TTATTGCATGCGAGAAATGATGGCTAAAGTCCCTGAAGGTGACTGGCTGTGTGAAGAATGCAAATCCAGGGAGCAGACGAGAGGTCAGAGGAGAGATAAAATTGGAAGGGTAGATGGTAACGAGAAAAATAACTCCTTTGGTCGATCAATTAGCGAACATGTAAATAGTGTTGATGTGGAGGGAAATAGAAGTAGAAGCAGTGTGAAAATTCCAGACAAAAGGCAAAGAGATGACGTTGATGCTGAAGTTTCTTCTATCATGAAGAAGCCGGCTGTTGAATCGATGGTTAGATTGCCAAAGTCCTCTTGGTCCGACAAAGCAGCTACCCTTTCTCGTGAAAATTCCTTAAAGAACCTGGACAAGGAAAGAGTGCAATCTTCTCACGATGGTCTGTCTTCTGATGCTGCCTCAGTTAACGATAATCCAAAGTTAGCACGGTCTGCTTCGGATATGCGAGTACATAATTTTAAAG GTGTTTTCTCTAGGTCTAATTCATTTACTTTTGTAAATTCAAAGCCAAAGGTCAAGCTCGTAGATCAAGTTCTTTGGCGGCAGAAATCAGTAAAGAAAGTTTCCCTTCATCAAATTAAGAATGGCGGTATCCGACCCATGGACAAATCTATGTtgttcaaagaaaaaaattcaattggttttgaatcaaaaacaaaaatgctATCTCCTAGAGTGTCTCACATACAGgatattaaaaattcaaaacagcGGAACACATTTGAACGGCAGAGCTCTTTCAAATCAAAACATGCACCAACTAATTCAATTATACATACTTCAATGGGTCATGTCTCGAGAAGTGACACCCCAACTAATTACTTTGAGACAAGGTCTGTGCAACCTGATGGTAAATCGGCTGCATTATCGAGATCATATAGCCTTTCATCTCGAAATATTTCTGATTTACCCAGTTCTTTAG GTGAATTTAAGAGGCCAGCGTTGTATGGGCGTAATGCGCACGGGGTTTTATCTACCAAGATAGTTAATAACATTGATAAAAATTCTAATCAAAGTAACTCAAAGGCAGATACATCCTCATGCTCAGGTGTTTCTGAAAGATCATCTTTCAATGCTGATGAAGACCAACATGATGGATCGTCTAGGCCCAGAGAGTCCTCTAATTCTGTCGAACCATTTAGAGAACAATCTGGAAGTTGCTCTAGGCCGTCATATGTGAACTCTTCATGGGACAAAAACAATAACCTGAAAACTGCTATCCAGGCTGCAATGTTGAGAAAGCCTGGAGTATACCAAAAGTATAGGCCTGATGATGCATCAATGACAAATATGGGCTGCGATATAGCTTCTAAAGATCATTTATCAAGTTCTGCTGTAAGGAGAATTGAGTCTTCTGCTGCAGGGGTTGCTGATAAGTATACACTGTCACAAAATTTGTCCACGGAAACTCCTGGATGGGAACAACTCAACAATACAAAGCATTTTCCATCAGAACCTGTAAAAGCTTCTTCTGGAGGAGATGACACCCAGATATTGTTGGAAAGGATCCCTTCCTTGAGGGATATGTTAAATAATGATGCTGCAGCGATGGCGTTATTTTCGAAATCCTTGGCCATCCCTAAACATGAATATATATGGCA AGGAAGTTTTGATATTTACCGAAGTGGTAAAATGTTTGTCTCCTGGGATGGAATCCAAGCCCACTTGTCTATAAGTACATCACCTAAAGCTGTGGATGCAGTAAAGAACTTTAAAAACAGAATTCTTCTGTATGAAGTGCCTCGCTTGAGCACGTGGCCTATTCAGTTTCAGGAACGTGGGGTTGTAGAGGATAACATAGCCCTTTTCTTTTTTGCCAAAGATCTTGAGAG TTACAACAAGATCTACAAAGTTTGGCTGGAGAATATAATGAAGAATGACCTCGCTCTCAAAGGGAATGTAAATGGTGTTGAGCTCCTAATATTTCCTTCCAATCAGCTTCTAGAAAATTCCCAGC GGTGGAATATGTTATTCTTCTTATGGGGTGTGTTCAGAGGAAAGATGGAAAGTCACTTGGAACATATGCCTGAGAATAGGTGTTCACTTAGTCCTCGTGCTCGAGATTTACCTGCATGTGGTGCTCTATCCCCTGATCCTAAGCTGCATGCTTCCGTAGAGTTTTGTAGTTTATCGTCGTATGGAGCGAGCGACGGAGATTGTGATGCCAGAGTATCTTCTGTTGATTGTTTGGATGGTGGACCGAATTCCAGTTCCTCTACTGCAGCAAGAAGTTTTAGTGCAAAACAATGTCGAGAACTCAGGGATACTTGTCCG GAAAAAGGCATCAATTCGAGCAGTGAACCTCTCCAGGGTAGGTCGACTATCAATGATTCTGTAAGGAAGCAAATGTCAATGCAATTCGATGCTCCTCTCAGGAGCCAACATTCATCGTATCATTTTGACAAATCTCTAGATAGTGTTCTCGATATATCTGCAGAGAAAGGCTTAGAGGAGGCGACTGTGTTGGATAAATTCAGGGTGGATGCCAAATATGATGCAGAACGTAATCAACTGTATCGAGCACTTGGAAAG ATGAATCTTCATGTTGCTTCTGGCTCCCATGAAGTGGAGAATCAACACCATGAAGCTTGTAATGAGACAGTCATACCAGAGCATTCAGAAAATGCCGGAAGACATTTCTTCCCTATGGAGCAATCCAGGCCTTGGGAAGCACGTTCGTCAGAACAAAACGTGCTTCATGATAGATTACTGGATCTGGAGCTTGCTTTAGGGGCCGCCGAAAGAAAACAAAAGACTCGAGCCACGCAACCAGAGGAGTATATTCTTGATGAAGCAGCACTCAAAGAAGAGGATGATGTACCATCAGCTCTGTCCCTTTCACTTTCATATAGACTTGCCAAGGAGGAATGA